A genomic region of Chloracidobacterium sp. contains the following coding sequences:
- a CDS encoding DUF302 domain-containing protein — MQVQRAKHQKYGLSRKINATFEEATERTRIALGKEGFGILSEIRIDEKLKEKLGVDFRPYLILGACNPPLAYRTLLQDIEVGLLLPCNIIVYEADDKNSSVVSAIDPIEMMSLIDNPAIHEVANEVHERLQKVIAMV, encoded by the coding sequence ATGCAAGTACAACGTGCAAAGCACCAAAAATATGGTCTCAGCCGCAAAATCAATGCAACATTCGAGGAGGCGACTGAGCGTACTCGCATCGCCCTCGGAAAAGAGGGCTTCGGGATTCTTTCCGAGATACGGATCGACGAGAAGCTAAAGGAAAAGCTCGGTGTGGATTTTCGCCCTTATTTGATACTGGGCGCATGCAATCCGCCGCTTGCTTACCGGACGCTGCTCCAGGACATTGAAGTTGGGCTGCTGCTGCCCTGCAACATTATCGTTTACGAAGCGGACGATAAGAATAGCTCCGTGGTCTCGGCGATCGACCCCATAGAAATGATGTCGCTGATCGACAATCCAGCGATCCATGAGGTCGCTAACGAGGTGCACGAGCGCCTGCAAAAGGTGATCGCAATGGTCTAA
- a CDS encoding restriction endonuclease subunit S encodes MTDAGFIPRDWSAKSVSSISTPVRGGSPRPAGNPRYFNGSFIPWLTVASLTNIPDSKLLVSETASCLTEEGALHSRTLLPGTLIIANSGATLGVAKILEIRCCANDGIAALLSLDKEISPHYLAHYINTQTNYLRDSIATGNGQPNLNTELIGKFIIPLPPTKIEQLAIAEALSDADAFIESLEQLIAKKRQIKQAAMQELLTGRKRLDGFTDEWTPKPLGKLFYISGGLSASRDQLGNVGYCYLHYGDIHTSDRSFIDVASEFSNIPKLNVSLANVSAKTLLEDGDVVFVDASEDDEGTSKYVVIDNADDIPFISGLHTIVAKRKTEELEPIYLRYCFQSEAIKFQFKYFAVGTKVSGVSKGNIVKIVLPVPTRDEQLAIGAFLSDIDSEISALETKLGKVRGIKRGMMQDLLTGKIRLVESASSVIQIDSMRSQSSGKSSGHNEHFNEAVIIGVLTKQFGSNEYPLGRKRRTKFAYLLHRHCEGQALGFMKKAAGPYNPTVRYGGAEQIAINKAYVQECQSGSRTGFVAGNRIAEAENYFIEWYGGML; translated from the coding sequence ATGACCGATGCGGGTTTTATCCCCCGTGATTGGAGCGCCAAGAGCGTCAGCAGCATTAGTACACCGGTCAGAGGCGGCTCACCGAGACCGGCAGGTAATCCAAGATATTTCAATGGCTCGTTTATTCCTTGGCTTACCGTAGCATCGTTAACTAATATCCCAGACTCAAAGCTACTTGTATCGGAAACGGCAAGCTGCTTAACCGAAGAAGGCGCGTTGCACAGCCGAACCCTTTTGCCTGGCACATTGATCATTGCGAATAGTGGGGCGACCCTCGGTGTTGCAAAGATCCTCGAAATCAGGTGTTGCGCAAATGACGGAATAGCAGCGCTGCTTTCATTGGACAAGGAAATTAGTCCGCACTATTTGGCGCACTACATAAACACACAGACAAATTACTTGCGGGATAGTATCGCAACGGGAAACGGACAACCAAACTTAAATACGGAGCTAATCGGAAAATTTATTATTCCACTTCCGCCGACAAAGATTGAGCAGTTAGCGATTGCTGAGGCGTTAAGCGATGCGGATGCTTTTATCGAATCGCTTGAGCAGCTAATCGCTAAGAAACGTCAGATCAAACAGGCCGCGATGCAGGAGCTACTCACCGGTCGAAAACGGCTCGATGGTTTTACGGACGAATGGACGCCGAAGCCTTTGGGCAAGTTGTTCTATATCAGCGGAGGATTATCCGCATCTCGCGATCAATTGGGTAATGTAGGATATTGCTACCTGCATTATGGCGACATTCACACCTCCGACAGGAGCTTTATCGATGTAGCATCGGAGTTTTCTAACATTCCCAAACTAAATGTGTCTCTTGCCAATGTTTCGGCTAAAACGCTCCTAGAAGATGGAGACGTAGTTTTCGTTGATGCTTCGGAGGACGACGAAGGAACAAGCAAATATGTAGTTATTGATAACGCTGACGACATCCCATTTATCTCGGGACTACATACGATTGTTGCGAAGAGAAAGACGGAAGAGCTTGAACCGATATACCTGCGTTATTGCTTTCAGAGTGAGGCCATTAAGTTTCAGTTCAAGTATTTTGCGGTGGGAACGAAGGTTTCAGGTGTAAGCAAAGGAAACATTGTGAAAATCGTGTTACCCGTGCCAACGCGGGATGAACAACTAGCAATTGGAGCGTTTCTTTCAGACATCGACTCTGAGATTTCCGCACTCGAAACAAAATTGGGAAAGGTTCGAGGAATCAAACGTGGAATGATGCAGGATCTATTGACCGGGAAGATCCGACTGGTCGAATCCGCATCAAGTGTGATCCAGATTGATTCGATGCGGTCGCAGTCATCCGGTAAGTCATCGGGCCACAACGAACATTTCAATGAGGCTGTGATTATCGGAGTTCTTACAAAGCAGTTTGGCAGTAATGAATATCCGCTGGGACGAAAGCGACGCACCAAATTTGCTTATTTGCTTCATCGGCATTGTGAGGGCCAGGCGCTAGGGTTTATGAAAAAAGCTGCGGGACCATATAACCCAACGGTTCGATATGGTGGTGCGGAGCAAATCGCAATAAATAAAGCTTACGTCCAAGAATGTCAATCAGGCAGTCGGACGGGATTTGTCGCCGGTAATAGGATCGCTGAGGCCGAAAACTATTTCATCGAATGGTATGGAGGGATGCTTTAG
- a CDS encoding ParB/RepB/Spo0J family partition protein has product MTATTKMKRELENDSSVSQPDYKLIAFEDLQTSPTNPRRRIDEQTIAQLAESIRNQGILEPLIVRIKGKKYEIVCGERRYRAAKVASLSQLPCLVRELSDEQVLDIQIHENLHREDIHPMDEAYGYQFLKEKLSCDVKELALRVGKPEGYVLNRLKLNQLIKEAQKDIDDEHLPLTYALEIAKYTPEIQKYIYAEVYRTESKYEGDRWIETPVKGETVPWKSFIDWINTYIHRTLSKAPFDPKAINLRSDGLPCVKCPERTGAVISLFEPNRIGKKDACLNPACYQQKVETHVVVQRRALAELRKVDVSEVPIVRDWCYTDGKDYLGTESAIVINAKRGGSDKECDQAIAGIDIEPENYGKIVQICLKTSGCKIHWRKSIASSTAESQTEATAEAQASERLEAHRGRREEIWNAKVAEAVRVRVFKQAAEGFEKKFGITEVGTNFLPQLIARFWGMTASGDSNNLHGVVKRLVGEWDAKPINGNGIYMPDRRAAIEELKKVERGMQFRILFLLIHGHKGTIGHGNNYRSQTEVKELAVEFGIDYALIDAEVRLEFCAKKHEDVHKSYLENVQKKAKNHKVPKLFSEKWNARD; this is encoded by the coding sequence ATGACAGCAACAACGAAAATGAAAAGGGAGCTTGAAAATGATTCATCGGTCTCACAGCCCGACTACAAGCTGATAGCTTTTGAGGATCTTCAAACATCACCGACAAATCCGCGGCGAAGGATTGATGAGCAAACGATCGCACAACTTGCGGAAAGCATCCGCAATCAGGGCATTCTCGAACCTCTGATCGTCCGCATCAAAGGAAAGAAGTACGAGATCGTGTGCGGCGAACGGCGGTATCGAGCGGCAAAGGTAGCGTCTCTGAGTCAATTGCCTTGTCTTGTCCGCGAACTTTCGGACGAGCAAGTGCTTGATATTCAGATCCACGAGAATCTTCACCGCGAAGATATTCACCCAATGGACGAGGCCTACGGCTACCAGTTCCTTAAAGAGAAGCTGAGCTGTGATGTCAAAGAACTTGCGCTAAGGGTCGGAAAACCAGAGGGCTATGTTCTCAATCGACTCAAGCTCAACCAGCTGATCAAGGAAGCCCAAAAGGACATTGACGATGAGCATCTTCCGCTTACCTATGCACTTGAAATTGCGAAGTATACCCCGGAGATCCAGAAGTACATCTACGCCGAGGTATACAGGACGGAGAGCAAGTATGAGGGAGACCGGTGGATCGAAACACCTGTTAAGGGTGAGACGGTTCCGTGGAAATCATTTATTGATTGGATCAATACATATATCCATCGAACGCTTTCGAAGGCCCCGTTCGATCCTAAAGCGATCAACTTGCGCTCCGATGGCCTCCCTTGCGTCAAATGTCCCGAGCGGACCGGCGCGGTGATCAGCCTTTTCGAGCCCAACAGGATCGGCAAGAAGGATGCATGCCTGAATCCCGCGTGTTATCAGCAGAAGGTTGAAACGCACGTCGTGGTTCAGCGTCGCGCATTGGCCGAACTTCGCAAGGTTGATGTGTCAGAGGTTCCTATAGTCCGCGACTGGTGTTATACGGACGGGAAAGACTACCTGGGGACGGAATCGGCAATTGTCATCAATGCAAAACGCGGCGGAAGTGATAAGGAATGCGATCAAGCCATCGCCGGTATTGATATTGAGCCGGAGAATTACGGCAAGATCGTACAGATATGTCTAAAGACCAGCGGATGCAAGATCCACTGGCGCAAGTCGATAGCCTCGTCAACGGCCGAATCGCAAACGGAGGCAACCGCTGAAGCTCAAGCATCCGAGCGATTAGAAGCACATCGCGGTCGACGCGAGGAGATCTGGAACGCAAAAGTTGCCGAGGCAGTCCGGGTCCGTGTTTTCAAGCAGGCGGCGGAAGGATTCGAAAAGAAGTTCGGCATCACCGAAGTTGGAACTAATTTTCTGCCGCAGTTGATCGCCCGATTCTGGGGCATGACTGCGTCAGGCGACTCAAACAACCTGCATGGTGTCGTCAAGCGCCTTGTAGGCGAGTGGGACGCGAAACCGATTAACGGCAACGGGATTTACATGCCCGACCGCCGAGCCGCGATCGAAGAGTTAAAGAAAGTCGAGCGTGGGATGCAATTCCGCATTCTGTTCCTACTCATTCACGGACACAAGGGAACGATCGGCCATGGCAATAACTACAGGTCCCAAACGGAAGTGAAGGAGCTTGCCGTAGAATTCGGGATCGACTATGCGCTGATCGATGCGGAAGTAAGACTCGAGTTTTGCGCTAAGAAGCACGAAGACGTTCACAAGAGTTACCTTGAGAACGTGCAAAAGAAAGCCAAGAACCACAAGGTGCCAAAACTCTTCTCAGAGAAATGGAACGCACGGGATTAG
- a CDS encoding helix-turn-helix transcriptional regulator: protein MSSKVKKLHNSGLWLIRRKRGLERKQVAWMLGHLSPDPISRYERGERRPSLETAIKLAILYDCPIEEMFRERCDQLRSELSSKTLKVSRSTFAITPASNLMGAINQCSYERLLEDPGLNDIGKSAIRDHVTNLAKHLARL from the coding sequence ATGTCATCTAAAGTAAAAAAGCTACATAATAGCGGTCTTTGGCTCATACGTCGAAAGCGCGGACTCGAAAGAAAGCAAGTTGCCTGGATGCTTGGTCACCTGTCACCTGACCCCATTTCAAGATATGAAAGGGGCGAGCGGCGACCTAGCCTTGAGACGGCCATCAAACTTGCCATTCTTTATGATTGCCCAATCGAAGAGATGTTCAGGGAGCGATGTGACCAGCTTCGTTCGGAGCTATCATCAAAAACACTCAAGGTTTCACGTTCGACGTTTGCGATAACCCCGGCGTCAAATTTAATGGGTGCGATCAACCAATGTAGCTACGAGCGTCTGTTGGAAGACCCCGGCCTGAACGACATTGGCAAATCTGCCATTCGCGATCATGTAACGAACCTTGCAAAACATCTGGCTCGACTGTGA
- a CDS encoding winged helix-turn-helix transcriptional regulator: MITDLCEIQYVDDEKVRRVTKTMKPLSAISLLADTFRALGDPTRIRIAHALSHEELCVCDLANLLGVSQSAVSHSLRVLRQMNLVRFRKEGKIAYYSLDDEHIDHLLEEGFRHVEELL; the protein is encoded by the coding sequence ATGATCACCGACCTGTGCGAGATCCAGTACGTGGACGATGAAAAGGTTCGTCGCGTGACCAAAACTATGAAACCCCTTTCTGCGATTTCGTTGTTAGCTGACACGTTCAGGGCCTTAGGCGATCCGACTCGCATAAGGATCGCTCATGCGTTGTCACACGAGGAGCTTTGTGTTTGTGACCTCGCAAATTTACTTGGGGTTTCACAGTCCGCGGTATCGCACAGCCTGCGGGTCCTTAGACAGATGAATCTCGTCAGGTTTCGCAAGGAGGGTAAGATCGCGTACTACTCCCTGGACGATGAACACATCGATCATCTGCTTGAAGAAGGTTTTCGCCATGTTGAGGAATTGTTGTGA
- a CDS encoding heavy metal translocating P-type ATPase: MDCESEAAAIERGFRGFPGILGLKTYPKSAKVAVTFDEDTTSADALKEKLEALGFPAQEGRGMVAKPAPWRNPKVVTSAISGILLLIGFLLTFASTPAVVSTIIYIAAILVGGYYFGREALEELVFEREVGIELLMSIAAVVAAVLGLPGEGAMLAFLYSISEAAEGYTEEKTRGAIKALMDLAPKMALVRRDGNEVTIPVEEIAVGDIFLVKPGQSVATDGEVIAGSSSVNQAPVTGESVPVEKTIADTLFAGSINAEGFLEVRATKTFANNTIARIIHMVEEAHEQKGKSQQFIERFGRRYSPAVLLVGIMIAIVPPLVFGSDWTTWLVRATVFIVAAAPCALAISIPITLVASLGTGARNGVLIKGGLYVEELAKIKVVALDKTGTITRGHPEVTDFLELRPNGQASGMSPEKVLSIAAGIERRSQHPLANAVVEYAEKQGITVSEVSDFRSLTGAGASAGVDESTVYIGSPDLFQKQLGATLHAEAETIDRLQAEGKTVIIIGAERQAWGLLAIRDNIRSNARQAIIDLHAAGVERIVMLTGDNPRTAEAIACEVGIDEFYADLKPEDKVTKVRELSERYGHVGMVGDGVNDAPALAEATVGVAMGAAGTDVALETADVALMADDLEKLVYALRLARRNQQVVNQNLVLSAVVITVLVIGAVGGFFSLPVAVLGHEISEFVVIGSGLRMLRF, encoded by the coding sequence ATGGATTGTGAGTCAGAAGCGGCCGCCATTGAAAGAGGTTTCAGGGGCTTTCCGGGTATTCTCGGGTTGAAGACTTACCCGAAATCCGCAAAGGTCGCGGTCACCTTTGACGAGGATACGACGTCCGCCGACGCGCTGAAAGAGAAACTAGAGGCTTTGGGTTTCCCGGCGCAGGAAGGGCGTGGGATGGTGGCCAAACCTGCCCCCTGGCGCAATCCTAAGGTTGTAACCTCTGCAATTTCAGGGATCCTTCTTCTGATCGGTTTTCTCTTGACTTTCGCGTCTACGCCGGCAGTCGTTTCGACGATCATTTATATTGCCGCGATCCTGGTCGGGGGTTATTACTTCGGACGTGAAGCCCTCGAAGAACTCGTTTTCGAACGAGAGGTGGGTATTGAGCTATTGATGAGCATTGCGGCTGTGGTGGCCGCCGTGCTGGGTCTCCCCGGAGAGGGAGCCATGCTCGCATTCCTATACTCGATTTCGGAAGCGGCTGAGGGATATACGGAAGAAAAGACTCGCGGGGCAATAAAAGCCCTGATGGATCTAGCTCCGAAAATGGCTTTGGTTAGACGCGACGGTAACGAGGTCACAATTCCAGTTGAGGAGATTGCCGTTGGTGACATTTTCTTAGTAAAGCCCGGGCAGTCGGTGGCAACGGACGGTGAAGTTATAGCCGGCTCATCAAGCGTAAACCAAGCGCCCGTGACCGGCGAGAGTGTACCGGTCGAGAAAACGATCGCCGACACTCTGTTCGCCGGAAGCATCAACGCTGAAGGGTTTCTGGAGGTCCGAGCGACGAAGACCTTTGCAAATAATACGATCGCCAGGATCATTCATATGGTTGAGGAGGCTCACGAGCAAAAAGGAAAAAGCCAGCAATTCATTGAGCGCTTCGGCAGACGTTACAGTCCGGCCGTTTTACTTGTGGGAATCATGATTGCAATAGTTCCACCGTTGGTCTTTGGATCTGATTGGACTACATGGCTCGTTCGGGCAACGGTATTTATAGTTGCTGCCGCGCCGTGTGCTCTGGCGATTTCGATCCCTATCACGTTAGTGGCGAGTTTGGGAACCGGAGCGCGAAATGGGGTCCTGATCAAAGGCGGATTGTACGTAGAGGAACTGGCCAAAATTAAGGTTGTTGCATTGGACAAGACGGGAACGATCACACGCGGTCACCCTGAGGTTACTGACTTTTTAGAGCTTCGGCCGAACGGACAGGCAAGCGGGATGTCACCAGAAAAGGTTCTATCGATTGCCGCAGGGATCGAACGGCGGAGCCAACATCCTTTGGCGAATGCAGTGGTTGAGTACGCCGAAAAACAAGGCATAACGGTCTCGGAGGTCAGCGATTTTCGATCCCTCACCGGTGCCGGTGCATCTGCAGGCGTTGATGAGTCCACGGTCTACATAGGCAGCCCAGACCTTTTCCAAAAGCAACTCGGCGCCACTCTACACGCGGAGGCGGAGACTATTGACCGCCTGCAGGCTGAAGGTAAAACTGTGATCATCATAGGTGCGGAACGTCAAGCTTGGGGACTCTTGGCAATCCGCGACAATATTCGCTCCAACGCTCGTCAGGCAATCATAGATCTTCACGCTGCCGGGGTGGAAAGAATCGTAATGCTCACCGGCGATAATCCACGGACGGCGGAAGCCATCGCGTGCGAAGTCGGCATCGACGAGTTTTACGCGGACCTCAAGCCGGAAGATAAAGTAACCAAGGTACGCGAATTGTCAGAGCGGTACGGCCACGTCGGGATGGTCGGCGACGGTGTAAACGACGCACCGGCCCTCGCGGAGGCGACGGTCGGAGTCGCAATGGGGGCAGCCGGAACGGATGTCGCGCTGGAAACCGCGGATGTAGCGTTGATGGCGGACGATCTGGAAAAACTGGTTTACGCGCTCAGACTTGCCCGGCGCAATCAGCAGGTAGTTAATCAAAACCTTGTTCTGTCAGCAGTCGTCATTACGGTTCTAGTGATCGGTGCCGTGGGCGGTTTCTTCTCGCTTCCTGTCGCGGTGTTGGGCCATGAAATCAGTGAGTTTGTGGTTATTGGCAGCGGGCTTCGTATGCTGCGATTTTAA
- a CDS encoding ZIP family metal transporter — MFSNNVLLGVIAGITIFLGLPIARWQGASERLRGILAVASAGVLLFLVVEVGYHAMETVETSAKGGEATTALLQGIVLVAGFMVGLVGLAFLEERRKKRAETLGLDALEVATMIAVGIGLHNFAEGLAIGQSFSGGQAALGTILVVGFALHNATEGFGIAGPLVGQKVSWARLLLLGLIAGAPTAIGSFVGGIWVNPTIELLFLSVAVGSLVYVTRELFRLRFATLGAVGSTAALAFGFFLGFGTELVVGIAESKAAIQNAPSASTATLRFANKQVDPSSVSLSRGQAITIQNDGNLPLVFEGNGLFIGEVVAPPNGRVVVKANGGEGKYTLVDERGQSSTATVIVQAGEEVEPLTAEVDAVGALMVLEGHVRTSKALHDRGTKGEGPNPALDLKRAGKHAGHPQHELLMGNEPDAISLQKLLREHNVFDSLNNTLTEFVAVSGKSETPADDVEKKYQMVLTTTEQACKAIAGDAYDKPDFRKRAMRFVLDTAEGEYTTATEGNRIDIQEAGTPGKDNLIEFQDARGFLMAMRENFLSGTSTIVLSKDAQTALDKLQNDLLRSLEPPDLNNPVRASDFKALIRRVSDGIESRKS, encoded by the coding sequence ATGTTTTCAAATAACGTCCTTCTAGGTGTGATCGCCGGTATAACGATTTTTCTTGGCCTTCCGATAGCACGATGGCAAGGTGCGTCTGAAAGGTTGCGAGGCATCCTGGCTGTTGCTTCCGCGGGTGTACTCCTGTTCCTGGTTGTCGAGGTAGGGTACCACGCCATGGAGACGGTCGAAACGTCAGCAAAGGGCGGGGAGGCCACCACTGCGTTGCTGCAAGGAATTGTCTTGGTCGCAGGCTTTATGGTCGGGCTTGTGGGCCTAGCATTCCTTGAAGAGCGACGGAAGAAACGCGCCGAAACACTTGGTCTTGATGCGTTAGAAGTGGCAACGATGATCGCGGTTGGCATCGGCCTGCACAATTTTGCCGAAGGTCTCGCGATCGGCCAGTCTTTCTCGGGGGGGCAGGCCGCTCTCGGCACGATTCTTGTCGTCGGTTTCGCCCTGCACAACGCGACGGAGGGGTTTGGCATTGCCGGTCCGCTCGTCGGACAAAAAGTAAGCTGGGCGCGACTTTTATTGCTCGGCTTGATCGCCGGAGCACCCACCGCCATCGGTTCCTTTGTCGGCGGTATTTGGGTCAATCCGACTATCGAGCTTCTATTTCTTTCTGTTGCCGTTGGCTCTTTGGTCTATGTCACCCGGGAACTGTTTCGCCTTCGTTTTGCAACGCTGGGAGCGGTCGGATCTACGGCTGCGCTTGCGTTCGGATTCTTTCTTGGATTTGGCACCGAGCTTGTTGTAGGTATCGCCGAGTCAAAGGCCGCCATTCAAAACGCCCCGTCCGCTTCGACCGCGACACTCCGGTTTGCAAATAAACAGGTGGATCCGTCGAGTGTGAGCCTTTCGAGAGGACAAGCGATCACTATTCAGAATGACGGAAATCTTCCGTTGGTCTTTGAAGGGAACGGTCTCTTTATTGGCGAAGTTGTTGCCCCGCCAAATGGCCGGGTGGTTGTGAAGGCCAACGGCGGCGAAGGAAAATACACTCTTGTTGACGAGCGCGGACAAAGCTCGACCGCCACCGTCATTGTCCAGGCCGGTGAAGAAGTCGAGCCTTTAACAGCCGAGGTCGATGCCGTAGGCGCTCTGATGGTACTTGAAGGCCACGTCAGAACATCAAAAGCCCTTCATGATCGCGGCACAAAGGGCGAAGGTCCGAATCCCGCACTCGATCTTAAACGCGCCGGGAAGCACGCCGGACACCCGCAGCACGAGTTGTTGATGGGCAATGAACCAGACGCGATCTCTTTGCAAAAGCTCTTGCGCGAACACAATGTTTTCGATTCCCTTAACAACACTTTGACCGAATTTGTGGCTGTTTCCGGTAAATCCGAGACCCCGGCTGACGATGTAGAAAAGAAATATCAGATGGTCCTCACAACAACCGAGCAGGCTTGCAAAGCCATTGCGGGCGACGCCTACGACAAGCCAGACTTTCGCAAACGAGCAATGCGTTTTGTGCTGGATACGGCGGAGGGCGAATACACGACGGCGACCGAAGGCAACCGGATCGATATTCAGGAGGCGGGAACTCCCGGTAAGGATAATCTCATCGAGTTTCAAGACGCGCGAGGCTTTCTGATGGCTATGCGTGAAAACTTCCTTTCAGGAACGTCTACGATTGTCTTAAGTAAGGATGCGCAAACCGCACTCGATAAATTGCAGAATGACCTCCTTAGATCGCTTGAACCGCCTGACCTGAATAATCCTGTCCGTGCCTCAGACTTCAAAGCATTGATCAGACGCGTTAGCGACGGAATAGAAAGTAGAAAGTCATGA
- a CDS encoding recombinase family protein has product MTKGYYSYIRVSTQRQGQQGTSLAEQTAAIDRYAKSWNLNVVKRFEERETAAKTGRPVFLDMVKALKEQKARGVIIHKIDRSARNLRDWAELGSLIDIGVEVHFVNESLDLNSRGGRLSADIQAVVASDYIRNLREETIKGIRGRIKQGLYPFPAPPGYKNMGSAKPKALDPVQGPLIKQAFELYATGNYSLYALVEEMYARGLRNRQNRKFSKNALNMCLRNPFYMGLIKVASMVELFVGQHTPLISKPLFDSVQSVLDGKKITKKTRHFFVFRRVVRCGHCKNFLIPERQKGHVYYRCHTRECVQRPLREEAISGQLCEVLKQIEFSDDELSHFEVLINKFHEEAPKRIQEHRQQLEIALS; this is encoded by the coding sequence ATGACAAAGGGTTATTACTCTTATATCCGCGTGTCCACGCAGCGGCAAGGACAACAAGGCACGTCTTTAGCCGAACAAACCGCCGCAATTGATCGTTACGCCAAATCGTGGAACCTAAACGTCGTAAAGCGATTTGAGGAACGTGAAACGGCAGCCAAAACCGGACGTCCGGTGTTTTTGGATATGGTAAAGGCACTAAAAGAGCAAAAAGCGAGAGGCGTGATAATCCACAAGATCGATCGCAGCGCACGGAACCTTCGCGACTGGGCCGAGCTGGGATCGCTGATCGACATCGGCGTAGAGGTTCATTTCGTTAACGAAAGTCTGGATTTGAATTCGCGCGGCGGTCGCCTGTCCGCAGACATCCAGGCGGTGGTCGCGTCAGATTACATTCGAAACTTAAGAGAGGAGACCATAAAAGGTATCCGGGGAAGGATCAAACAGGGTCTGTACCCATTTCCCGCGCCGCCAGGCTACAAAAACATGGGTTCGGCAAAACCGAAAGCGTTAGATCCGGTACAAGGACCGCTTATAAAGCAAGCCTTTGAACTATATGCGACGGGAAATTACAGTCTGTATGCATTGGTCGAAGAAATGTATGCTCGCGGCCTTCGCAATCGTCAGAACCGAAAGTTCTCTAAAAATGCCTTGAACATGTGTTTACGGAATCCGTTTTACATGGGATTGATCAAGGTCGCATCGATGGTCGAGTTGTTTGTCGGTCAGCACACACCGCTAATATCTAAACCATTATTCGATTCGGTTCAGTCTGTGCTGGACGGAAAGAAAATTACGAAGAAGACCCGGCATTTCTTTGTGTTTCGCCGCGTTGTTCGGTGCGGGCATTGCAAGAATTTTCTCATTCCGGAACGTCAAAAAGGACACGTTTATTATCGCTGTCATACACGGGAATGCGTCCAGAGACCATTGAGGGAAGAGGCCATTTCCGGTCAATTGTGTGAGGTCCTAAAGCAAATCGAATTCTCCGATGATGAATTGAGTCACTTTGAAGTGCTTATCAATAAGTTTCACGAGGAGGCTCCGAAACGAATTCAGGAGCATCGTCAGCAGTTAGAAATCGCACTCAGCTAA
- a CDS encoding DUF3800 domain-containing protein yields MPNPTFVAYIDESGDEGFRFDGGSSRWFVLSAVVMRKTHEAVMIDLVRDVRALLGKPPKKPLHFRDLRHEHRLPFLDRIAGAELSTISILTHKPSLTEPAKFRGGSRLHHYNLRYLLERVCWLCRDARSKDDTGDGSVELVFSNRKTMSYDDIRNYLDGLIANEALKLGGERIHDIRLSGDIIKTSQIQTFTSGKRAGLQIADAVASSCFYGLEPSRVGFIESRYVEMLKPVIYTRGGKTLSYGMKFFPVGIDQIANEDTRLKWVENHFK; encoded by the coding sequence ATGCCAAACCCGACGTTTGTAGCTTATATTGATGAATCCGGGGACGAAGGATTTCGGTTCGACGGCGGAAGCTCGCGTTGGTTTGTCCTCAGTGCGGTAGTAATGCGGAAAACGCACGAGGCCGTGATGATCGATCTCGTTCGAGATGTTCGCGCTCTATTAGGCAAACCGCCGAAAAAGCCGCTTCATTTTAGGGACCTTCGGCATGAGCATCGCTTGCCCTTTTTGGATCGAATCGCTGGTGCTGAACTTAGTACAATTTCAATACTGACGCATAAACCGTCATTAACAGAACCAGCAAAGTTTCGCGGTGGATCGCGGCTTCACCATTATAACTTGCGCTATCTGCTGGAACGTGTCTGTTGGCTTTGCCGTGACGCTCGGAGCAAAGACGACACCGGCGATGGCAGTGTAGAGCTTGTGTTCTCAAATCGAAAGACCATGTCTTACGACGACATAAGGAACTATCTTGACGGTCTGATCGCCAACGAAGCCCTTAAGCTCGGCGGCGAACGTATTCACGACATCCGGCTAAGCGGCGATATTATTAAGACATCACAAATACAAACCTTTACGTCCGGCAAACGTGCGGGCCTTCAGATAGCGGATGCTGTAGCGTCAAGTTGCTTTTACGGGTTAGAGCCGTCAAGGGTCGGTTTTATTGAAAGCCGTTATGTAGAAATGCTAAAGCCGGTAATATACACTCGCGGTGGAAAGACTCTGAGTTATGGGATGAAATTCTTCCCGGTCGGGATCGATCAGATTGCGAATGAAGATACGAGATTGAAATGGGTCGAGAACCATTTCAAATAA
- a CDS encoding helix-turn-helix domain-containing protein — translation METLTTTTQWGSVWLFLYLIIHANRKTGTLYRRVNTIANDIGLSKRTVQIWLKRLRDSGYIITERTGRSLIIHITNWRPINQFPRPYFRGDKPN, via the coding sequence ATGGAAACGCTCACCACTACCACGCAATGGGGCTCGGTCTGGCTGTTTCTTTATCTGATTATTCACGCCAACCGAAAGACCGGCACTCTTTATCGGAGGGTTAATACCATCGCCAACGATATCGGGCTATCAAAACGAACCGTACAAATATGGCTAAAAAGGCTTCGTGATAGCGGATATATTATTACTGAACGAACCGGCCGCTCTCTGATAATTCATATAACGAACTGGCGCCCGATCAATCAATTTCCTCGCCCATATTTCCGCGGAGACAAGCCAAATTAA